Genomic window (Helicobacter pylori):
TTTCTTGGGACAACTTTTTGAATTTGATGCGCCTTTAGATTTGATAGGGACTTCTTTTCAAAAACAAGTTTGGTCTGCGTTATTAACTATCCCTTATGGCAAGACAAAAAGTTACGATGAAATCGCAAAGCTCATTAATAACCCTAAATCTTGCAGAGCGATTGGCAACGCTAATCATAATAACCCTATTTCTTTGATCGTGCCTTGTCATAGAGTGGTGCGTAAAAATGGCACTTTAGGGGGGTATAATGGGGGCATAGAAGTCAAAAAGTGGCTGTTAGAATTTGAAAGCAAAATTTTAAATGAGCAAGCTAAAAACCCTTTAATTTCTTAAAAAATGGGGTTGTAGTCGTTTTATGGTAAAAATCATTTTTTTTAAGGGAGTAGGGGGTGTTTTTAATCTTCTTCCCAAATGCTCACCGCTTCTTCTAAACGCTCTTTGTCAAAATGCGTGTAAATCCTGCTCGTATTCAAGCTCGCATGCCCTAGAGCTTCTTGAACTAAAATCAAATCATGGCGTTTTTGATAAAGCAAGGTCGCAAAAGAATGCCTTAACATGTGCGCCCCATTTTTCTCTCGCCTGAGTCCTGCAAAATTGATGATGCGCTCCACTTGCTTATACAAATAAGCTTGCGTTAAAGCGCTGCCTTTTTGGTTGCAAAACAATAAATCGTTTTTAACGGGATATAATTCCCTTTCTATGAGCCATTCTTTCAAAAGGCTCTCAATATGGAAAGCTTTGAGCATCACCGCTCTGTATTTATCGCCCTTGCCTTTAATCAAAATCGTATAACAGCCATTTTCTAAAGTGAAATCCTTTATTTTAAGCTGCAAGGCTTCATTAGAACGCATGCCTGTAAAAACGATGATTTTAATGAGTAGGCGGTTTCTGGCACGCACTTTAGCGGACATTTCTATTTTATCAATGCTCTCTAAAAATTTTTCTAATTCTTCATTATTCAAATGAGTAGGGAGCTTGTTGCCTGCGCTTTGATTGACTCCGCTGATATTTTTAAGCGTGATATTATAGATATAAGATTTTTCATTTTCATCTTGATTTTGCTTGTCTATATAGCTAAAAAGCCCTAATAGAGCGATCCGGTAATTTTTCTTAGTGGCTAAACTCAAACCTCCGGTATAAATACTCAAAAATTCAGCCAACATGACTTCGTCTATATTTTTGAGCGATTTTAAAGAAAGCTTTTGAGCGTATTCGTAAAATTTGAGTAGGGGCAGTGCGTAGGTGTTGATACCTAGTAATCCGGCACTGCGGGCTTTTTTGCAAACTTTTTCCAATTGGCTTGAGCTGATGAACGCATGATTGAATTCGTTCAAACATTCAAAAACCTTGTTTTGGTCTTTCACTTGGGAATTAGACAGGCTTGTGCATTTGTAACGCAAAAAGCGCCCAATCCACAGCAAAAGATTTTCTATAGGGTCTTTTAATTCTTCTAGGGGGTGTTTCATTTAGGGTTTAGATTATTCTTTCAAACGCCTGTCAGTATATAAGATCCTTCATTGATAGACTGTATCAATATATTTATAAAAATGTTTATATACCATTGATTAACACATATTTCTTTCATGTCAGGTAACTTAATATTTTCTAATGCTACTCTAGGCACTTCAATAGTTAATTTTGATTTTCCGCCTAAGAAGTTATTACTAACATTAAAGATAAAATGGAATGTGTTATCACGGACAAGCATTTGTATTTCTTCCATCCATTCAGAGTTATTGTTGTTGCTGTTGCTATCAAATCTTATTGTCATAATTATTCCTTAAAATCTATTTTAGTTATGAAAACTGCACTTTTCAAACTTTTAAATCAAACCATTATACCACGCTATGCTACTAACTACAATATCAAATTCCAAACAAGATTAAGTCCCCCCTTTTTTAAATACCAATTTTTTTATCCCTTTGATTTGACAAAGCGAGCGATGCGTTCAATCCCCTTTTCAATCTGTTCTTCTGAGCATGCAAAAGACAAACGAACATAGCCTTCCAATCCAAAAGCCTTTCCAGGCACTAACGCCACGCTTTCTTTTTCTAACAACTCATGGCAAAATCGCATCGAATCCCCCCCACAAAGACTGCCAATATGAATAAACAGATAAA
Coding sequences:
- the xerH gene encoding tyrosine recombinase XerH — its product is MKHPLEELKDPIENLLLWIGRFLRYKCTSLSNSQVKDQNKVFECLNEFNHAFISSSQLEKVCKKARSAGLLGINTYALPLLKFYEYAQKLSLKSLKNIDEVMLAEFLSIYTGGLSLATKKNYRIALLGLFSYIDKQNQDENEKSYIYNITLKNISGVNQSAGNKLPTHLNNEELEKFLESIDKIEMSAKVRARNRLLIKIIVFTGMRSNEALQLKIKDFTLENGCYTILIKGKGDKYRAVMLKAFHIESLLKEWLIERELYPVKNDLLFCNQKGSALTQAYLYKQVERIINFAGLRREKNGAHMLRHSFATLLYQKRHDLILVQEALGHASLNTSRIYTHFDKERLEEAVSIWEED
- a CDS encoding methylated-DNA--[protein]-cysteine S-methyltransferase; its protein translation is MVLYHYYFKTPKSFPLEYLHLCANESHLLRLDFDTANFSHNTPMNTPLKLSVQALERYFLGQLFEFDAPLDLIGTSFQKQVWSALLTIPYGKTKSYDEIAKLINNPKSCRAIGNANHNNPISLIVPCHRVVRKNGTLGGYNGGIEVKKWLLEFESKILNEQAKNPLIS